From one Rosa rugosa chromosome 4, drRosRugo1.1, whole genome shotgun sequence genomic stretch:
- the LOC133743916 gene encoding uncharacterized protein LOC133743916 — protein MSSTPKKRPKPKPRPHSSIPLLLEPPPSLFPTKDEFLRLIAVLAIATSVAFTVNFSYSALFNPYSKPFCDGPDDSLDFISDYCEPCPSHGRCHEGQLECDQGYKKHGKLCVEDGVIQDTATKLVERVEIRLCKAYAEFLCYGTGTIWVEQNDIWNDLDKNELAEHVGSDNAIYMYAKQRAMEMINRMLDRRTNSLGVKELKCPDMLAEHYKPSSCRIRQWISEHALLIFPVCAALLGLTLLLRKFHQRQYLSTRVDELYQQICEELEEKALMNRANDKCEPWVVASALRDSLLSLKERKNPVLWKKVEELIQEDSRVDRYPKLVKGESKVVWEWQVEGSLSSSRKSRKGEASKLKSSKGTERSPDQHFHSLKADQRQLNFDTTMLRQ, from the exons ATGTCTTCGACTCCAAAGAAGCgccccaaacccaaacccaggcCTCACTCTTCGATTCCATTACTCCTCGAACCTCCCCCGAGTCTCTTCCCCACCAAGGACGAGTTTCTCAGGCTCATAGCAGTCCTCGCCATCGCTACCTCCGTCGCTTTCACCGTCAATTTCTCCTACTCCGCTCTCTTCAACCCCTACTCCAAGCCCTTCTGCGATGGCCCCGACGACTCCCTCGACTTCATCTCCG ATTATTGTGAGCCGTGTCCGAGTCATGGACGATGCCATGAAGGCCAGTTGGAATGTGATCAAGGATATAAAAAGCATGGGAAGTTATGTGTAGAAGATGGAGTTATTCAGGACACGGCTACGAAACTT GTGGAAAGGGTAGAAATTCGTCTTTGTAAAGCGTATGCTGAATTTTTGTGCTATGGGACTGGAACAATTTGG GTTGAACAGAATGACATATGGAATGACTTAGATAAGAACGAGCTGGCGGAACATGTTGGCTCAGACAATGCAATTTATATGTATGCAAAACAAAGGGCAATGGAGATGATTAATAGAATGTTGGACAGAAGGACAAATTCTCTGGG GGTCAAAGAGTTGAAGTGTCCTGACATGCTAGCAGAACACTACAAACCATCATCCTGTCGCATCCGTCAATGGATCTCTGAGCATGCATTACTTATTTTTCCAGTTTGCGCAGCG CTTCTGGGATTGACGTTGTTACTTCGGAAATTCCACCAAAGGCAGTATCTATCGACTAGAGTTGACGAGCTTTACCAACAG ATCTGTGAAGAGCTCGAGGAGAAAGCCTTGATGAATAGAGCGAATGATAAATGTGAACCATGGGTTGTTGCCTCTGCATTGCGTGATTCTCTTCTTTCCCTGAAAGAGAGGAAGAACCCTGTATTGTGGAAAAAG GTAGAAGAGTTGATTCAGGAAGATTCCCGTGTGGATCGTTATCCAAAGTTGGTGAAAggtgaatcaaaagtagtatgGGAATGGCAAG TTGAAGGATCTTTGAGCTCTTCGAGGAAAAGTAGAAAGGGTGAGGCTAGCAAATTGAAGTCCAGCAAAGGTACAGAAAGGAGTCCTGATCAACATTTCCATTCACTCAAGGCTG ACCAAAGGCAATTGAATTTTGATACAACGATGTTGAGGCAGTGA
- the LOC133744759 gene encoding cytochrome P450 CYP72A219-like produces MAKYSRVWVLDFMEVTSPVGFRFFSEFDLGRRPGSRMVGFVVCRCCGVGMRCGGGAVQGGGTAGRAGTGGSLGGSRVNKSLLVRVSVMDSDEWFELDGWFRVNRIQSFDGFWRRILLSACAEVSRRSWDGPPYSYLLWLDPIPDNATYFGLANSISHPIQSSSLDSLTVQFSVFRVYNLNMKTMFPNIRLFEPKESFSIEYIYVTSSPLKLNLSMACFALSIVIFSILTCAWRVLNYVWLRPKKLERCLRKLGLKGNSYRLLIGDMKESFMMLKQAQSKPINLSSCHDIAPRVIPFVHQTVKNYGRDSFTWNGTIPKVNITKPEDLKEIFEKHDDFHKVVSPITTLLISGFAIYEGEKWARHRTIINPAFHLEKLKRMLPAVSQSCGEMINEWETLLTENDSFELDVWPYLQNLTGDVISRTAFGSSYKEGLKIFELLREQAVLVTKTSHFVNIPGWRFLPTKMNKRMKQNAKEVQGLLEGIINKRKEAIKGGESTKDDLLGILLESNFKKIQEHGNRKNIGLSLQDIIDECKLFYYGGQETTSVLVVWTIVLLSQNPNWQTRAREEVLQVFGNKRPDFQGMTQLKVMTMVLREVLRLYPPVASLNRTTYKKTQLGTLSLPAGVEMSIPILLIHHNKKLWGDDAEEFSPERFSEGVSKATKGQISFFPFGGGPRICIGQNFAMMEAKVVLSLILQHFTFELSPSYAHAPSSFITLQPQYGVHIVLKKR; encoded by the exons ATGGCCAAATATTCAAGAGTTTGGGTTCTCGATTTCATGGAAGTGACAAGCCCGGTGGGGTTCCGATTCTTCTCGGAGTTCGATCTCGGACGCCGGCCAGGTTCTCGTATGGTTGGCTTTGTGGTGTGTCGGTGCTGTGGCGTTGGGATGCGTTGCGGCGGTGGGGCAGTGCAAGGTGGAGGGACGGCGGGGCGTGCAGGCACTGGCGGCAGCCTTGGTGGATCGCG ggttaataagtccctactcgTTAGGGTTAGTGTCATGGATTCTGACGAATGGTTTGAGTTGGATGGTTGGTTTAGGGTTAATAGGATCCAGTCTTTTGACGGCTTTTGGCGGCGCATTTTATTATCAGCCTGTGCTGAGGTTTCCAGGAGATCCTGGGATGGCCCGCCATATAGTTATCTATTGTGGCTTGACCCCATCCCAGACAATGCTACTTACTTTGGCCTAGCTAACTCGATTAGCCATCCAATTCAGTCTTCGTCGTTGGATTCATTGACAGTTCAGTTTAGTGTCTTCAGA GTCTATAACTTGAACATGAAGACAATGTTCCCTAATATTCGGTTGTTTGAGCCCAAAG AAAGTTTCTCaatagaatatatatatgtcaCTTCCTCCCCATTAAAACTGAATTTATCAATGGCTTGTTTTGCACTAAGCATTGTTATTTTCAGCATACTAACTTGTGCATGGAGAGTGCTGAACTATGTATGGTTAAGGCCAAAAAAACTAGAAAGATGCTTAAGGAAGCTAGGCCTCAAAGGCAACTCCTACAGGCTTTTGATCGGAGACATGAAAGAGAGCTTTATGATGCTGAAACAAGCACAATCTAAACCAATCAACCTCTCATCCTGCCATGATATCGCACCACGAGTCATCCCTTTTGTGCATCAAACTGTGAAAAACTATG GTAGGGATTCTTTTACTTGGAATGGCACCATACCAAAGGTGAATATCACCAAGCCAGAAGATTTAAAAGAAATCTTCGAAAAACATGATGATTTTCATAAGGTCGTAAGCCCAATTACAACTTTGCTAATATCAGGTTTTGCAATCTATGAGGGTGAGAAATGGGCTAGACACCGAACTATTATCAACCCAGCATTTCATTTAGAGAAGCTAAAG CGTATGTTACCGGCCGTTTCTCAAAGTTGTGGTGAGATGATTAATGAATGGGAGACATTGCTTACCGAAAATGATTCATTTGAGTTGGACGTGTggccttatctccaaaatttgACGGGTGATGTGATATCTCGAACAGCATTTGGAAGTAGTTACAAAGAAGGACTAAAAATATTCGAACTCTTGAGGGAACAAGCAGTACTTGTAACAAAAACTTCACATTTTGTTAATATTCCAGGGTGGAG GTTCCTACCAACTAAGATGAACAAGAGGATGAAGCAAAATGCCAAAGAAGTACAAGGTTTACTGGAGGGAattataaataaaagaaaagaggcAATTAAGGGTGGTGAATCAACTAAAGATGACTTGTTAGGAATACTTTTGGAATCCAATTTTAAGAAAATTCAAGAACATGGGAACCGAAAAAACATTGGACTGAGTCTTCAAGACATCATTGATGAGTGTAAACTGTTTTACTATGGAGGGCAAGAAACCACTTCAGTATTAGTTGTTTGGACAATAGTTTTGCTATCTCAAAATCCGAATTGGCAAACTCGTGCAAGAGAAGAGGTTCTGCAAGTATTTGGAAACAAAAGACCAGACTTTCAGGGGATGACACAACTAAAAGTT ATGACCATGGTTTTACGTGAAGTTCTTCGGTTATATCCACCAGTAGCTTCTTTGAATCGAACCACTTATAAGAAAACACAACTTGGAACGTTATCATTACCAGCTGGAGTTGAAATGTCCATACCCATATTGCTTATTCATCACAATAAGAAACTGTGGGGTGATGATGCGGAAGAGTTTAGTCCAGAAAGATTTTCAGAGGGAGTTTCAAAGGCAACTAAGGGACAAATTTCGTTCTTCCCTTTTGGGGGAGGTCCTCGCATTTGCATTGGTCAAAATTTTGCTATGATGGAAGCAAAAGTTGTGCTATCATTGATTTTGCAACACTTCACCTTTGAGCTTTCTCCATCATATGCTCATGCTCCTTCCTCATTTATAACTCTCCAGCCACAATACGGCGTTCATATCGTCTTAAAAAAACGTTAA
- the LOC133744760 gene encoding deoxypodophyllotoxin synthase-like translates to IPVVDFSKEDCLKPGTSSWLSASKGVCQALEQLGCFIVTLSSNKVSLELHNTIFRTLNELFDLPMEIKVPNTNKNDGGGGYSTLHPAHESFGIVNSTNPEETQKFTNRFWTNGNDQFRESVDSYAKVMAELDRAVTRMVFENYGVDKYHDDHVQSTFHGLRFSKYKEPKKTGIDVGLGSHTDKTFTTILHQNNVNGLEINTKNDEWICCGYPLPSSFLFLAGDVFQVWSNDRIRPCRHRVSLTENNVRYSFGLYSIKEGVTNIPDELVDEDHPLRFKPLNHIEYARARYDNNGTDLGVKSYCGI, encoded by the exons aTACCAGTGGTAGATTTCTCCAAAGAGGACTGCTTGAAGCCAGGGACAAGCTCTTGGCTCTCGGCAAGCAAAGGTGTTTGCCAAGCACTCGAACAGCTCGGCTGTTTCATTGTAACACTTTCTAGTAACAAAGTTTCTTTGGAGCTTCACAACACAATCTTCAGAACGTTGAACGAGTTGTTTGATCTCCCGATGGAAATCAAAGTGCCAAATACTAACAAAAACGACGGCGGTGGTGGCTACTCGACTTTGCATCCTGCCCATGAAAGCTTTGGGATTGTTAATAGTACGAACCCAGAAGAAACACAGAAGTTCACAAATCGCTTTTGGACTAATGGAAACGATCAGTTTCG TGAGAGTGTTGATTCGTATGCAAAAGTGATGGCAGAACTAGATCGAGCTGTGACAAGAATGGTATTCGAAAACTATGGTGTAGACAAGTACCACGATGATCACGTTCAATCTACTTTTCACGGTCTCCGATTTAGTAAATACAAAGAACCCAAGAAAACTGGAATTGACGTCGGTCTAGGCAGTCATACAGATAAGACCTTTACCACCATCCTCCATCAAAATAATGTGAATGGTCTAGAGATAAA TACAAAGAACGACGAGTGGATATGCTGTGGTTATCCTCTTCCTTCATCCTTCCTATTCCTAGCAGGCGATGTATTCCAG GTCTGGAGCAATGACAGAATACGACCTTGTAGACATAGAGTCAGCTTGACTGAGAATAACGTGAGATACTCTTTCGGACTCTATTCGATCAAGGAAGGAGTGACAAACATACCGGACGAGCTTGTGGACGAGGACCATCCCCTACGGTTTAAGCCATTGAATCATATAGAATATGCTAGAGCAAGATATGACAACAATGGGACTGACTTGGGCGTCAAGTCATATTGTGGCATTTGA